In a genomic window of Sutcliffiella sp. FSL R7-0096:
- a CDS encoding dienelactone hydrolase family protein has product MLKTNKKSDKLIIVVHEIYGINQHMVDLCELLIEQNFDVICPNLLEQEKSFDYSQEVKAYQNFMDNVGFANGLYKVKNILLDNQNGYSKIFIIGFSVGATVAWLCSEEECVDGIVGFYGSRIRDYVNIYPKCPVLLFFPNVEKSFNVDELASTLDKPNINVHIAYGEHGFTDPYSSKYNEELAKNTFRETLHFFKNN; this is encoded by the coding sequence GTGCTTAAAACAAACAAAAAATCGGATAAATTAATTATTGTCGTTCACGAAATATATGGAATTAACCAACATATGGTTGATTTATGTGAATTACTGATAGAACAAAATTTTGATGTTATTTGTCCAAATCTATTAGAACAAGAAAAATCCTTTGATTATTCTCAAGAGGTAAAGGCTTATCAAAACTTTATGGATAATGTAGGTTTCGCAAACGGATTATATAAAGTGAAAAATATATTATTAGATAATCAAAATGGGTATTCAAAAATATTTATCATTGGATTTAGTGTAGGGGCAACGGTTGCGTGGTTGTGTAGTGAAGAAGAATGTGTTGATGGTATTGTTGGATTCTATGGTTCACGTATTAGGGACTATGTAAATATATACCCAAAATGTCCGGTGTTACTATTTTTTCCGAATGTGGAAAAATCATTTAATGTAGATGAATTAGCTTCAACTTTAGATAAACCAAATATAAATGTACATATAGCTTATGGTGAACACGGATTTACTGATCCATATTCTTCTAAATACAATGAAGAATTAGCTAAAAATACATTTAGAGAAACATTACACTTCTTCAAAAATAACTGA